One Thioclava electrotropha DNA segment encodes these proteins:
- a CDS encoding tellurite resistance TerB family protein, producing the protein MSLWSRIAQALSALGRGEALSTVFDNLRQPPERSVAFTIAVIALGAKMAKADGQVTRDEVAAFRRIFQIPPEEEANAARVFNMARTDVAGFDAYARKIANMFGPGADVLKDVLEGLFFIALADGDYHEGEDAFLLEVARIFGLEECCFRAMRSAFVEDADPDPWTVLEVEPGTPLDQVRKVWRNKVREAHPDRAIARGLPEEAVQLSQARVIALNKAWEEIRASHAEA; encoded by the coding sequence ATCTCCCTTTGGTCGCGTATCGCGCAGGCGCTCTCCGCTCTCGGGCGGGGTGAGGCGCTGTCGACGGTCTTCGACAATCTGCGCCAGCCGCCGGAACGCTCCGTCGCTTTCACCATCGCGGTGATTGCGCTGGGGGCGAAGATGGCGAAGGCCGACGGGCAGGTCACGCGCGACGAGGTGGCGGCGTTCCGGCGCATTTTCCAGATTCCGCCGGAAGAGGAAGCCAATGCCGCGCGCGTCTTCAACATGGCGCGGACCGATGTGGCGGGCTTCGACGCCTATGCCCGCAAGATCGCCAACATGTTCGGCCCCGGCGCGGATGTGCTGAAGGACGTGCTGGAAGGCCTGTTCTTCATCGCGCTGGCCGATGGCGATTACCACGAGGGCGAGGATGCCTTCCTGCTGGAGGTCGCGCGGATTTTCGGGCTGGAGGAATGCTGTTTCCGTGCGATGCGTTCGGCCTTCGTCGAAGATGCCGATCCCGATCCGTGGACCGTGCTGGAGGTCGAGCCGGGCACACCGCTTGATCAGGTGCGCAAGGTCTGGCGCAACAAGGTGCGCGAGGCTCATCCCGACCGGGCGATTGCCCGCGGTCTGCCGGAGGAAGCGGTGCAGCTGTCTCAGGCGCGGGTGATCGCGCTCAACAAGGCCTGGGAGGAAATCCGCGCCAGCCATGCGGAGGCGTGA
- a CDS encoding endonuclease/exonuclease/phosphatase family protein produces the protein MRIATWNIEWFNSLFARNGTLLDDSEWSARYNVTRSQQTGAIAIVMSALEADVLLVVEAPDDNHRHKTVDMLEGFAERFGLRQRRALLGFSNDTQQELALLYDPDVVTARHDPQSSEAWPRFDGSLRIDLDIDARMDTVTFSKPPLEVALGTQSGEVLRLIGVHVKSKAPHGATSLETATRMAIENRRKQLAQSIWIRGRVEEHLAAGDSLIVLGDFNDGPGLDEYEKLFGRSGVEIVAGEGGPDAERLHDPHARLSKAHHTAAAPSSARFYLVDQKQYFSAMLDYVMLSPDLSARARKWRIWHPFDDPHIYRVPELREALLQASDHFPVSVDID, from the coding sequence ATGCGGATCGCCACTTGGAATATCGAGTGGTTCAACAGCCTTTTCGCGCGCAACGGGACGCTTCTCGACGATAGTGAATGGTCGGCGCGCTACAATGTGACGCGCAGCCAGCAGACCGGCGCGATCGCGATCGTGATGAGCGCGCTGGAGGCCGATGTGCTTCTGGTGGTCGAGGCGCCCGACGACAATCATCGCCACAAGACGGTGGATATGCTCGAAGGCTTTGCGGAGCGGTTCGGGCTGCGCCAGCGTCGCGCGCTTCTGGGCTTTTCCAACGACACGCAGCAGGAACTGGCGCTGCTCTACGACCCCGATGTCGTGACGGCGCGGCACGATCCGCAAAGCTCGGAGGCGTGGCCGCGCTTCGATGGCAGCCTGCGGATCGACCTCGATATCGATGCGCGGATGGATACGGTCACCTTTTCCAAGCCGCCCCTCGAAGTCGCGTTGGGAACGCAGAGCGGGGAAGTGCTTCGGCTGATCGGCGTGCATGTGAAGTCGAAAGCCCCACATGGCGCGACGAGCCTGGAGACAGCGACCCGCATGGCGATCGAGAACCGGCGCAAGCAACTGGCGCAGTCGATCTGGATCCGGGGCCGCGTGGAAGAACATCTCGCGGCGGGCGACAGCCTGATAGTGCTGGGCGATTTCAACGACGGTCCCGGGCTCGACGAATACGAGAAGCTGTTCGGGCGCTCGGGCGTGGAGATCGTCGCGGGCGAGGGCGGCCCGGACGCGGAGCGGCTTCACGATCCTCATGCGCGGCTGTCGAAAGCGCATCATACGGCCGCCGCGCCAAGTTCCGCGCGGTTCTACCTCGTCGATCAGAAGCAGTATTTCTCGGCCATGCTGGATTATGTGATGCTCTCGCCCGATCTGTCGGCCCGGGCGAGGAAGTGGCGTATCTGGCACCCGTTCGACGACCCGCATATCTACCGCGTGCCCGAATTGCGCGAGGCGCTTTTGCAGGCCTCCGATCATTTTCCCGTCTCGGTCGATATCGACTGA
- a CDS encoding AI-2E family transporter — translation MALPARQQVTYWSVAALVLILSLWWLGNVILPFIMGGAIAYFLDPLADRLEKLGLSRAVSTAIIGLATVLIFVIVALAVVPMLARQLGQLVALAPDLLASLQAFLNERFPNLLQNSVVNDTLNTLGTAIKARGGELAATLLSSAMTLVNVIIFIVVVPVVAFYMLLDWDRMVAKVDGWLPRDHVHTIRTIARDIDRVLSGFVRGQVTVCLVLGAFYAIALMAAGLDFGLLVGSVAGALTFIPYIGAIIGGALAIGLALFQFWGEWFNIGIVAGIFVLGQFLEGNFVTPKLVGDSVGLHPLWLIFALSAFGTLFGFVGMLVAVPVAAVIGVVARFFIDQYLQGALYRGQTEREPTAHSPISLINEETGEVTGATETTEHES, via the coding sequence ATGGCCCTGCCTGCCCGCCAGCAAGTCACCTATTGGTCCGTCGCCGCTCTGGTGCTGATCCTGTCGCTGTGGTGGCTGGGCAATGTCATCCTGCCCTTTATCATGGGCGGCGCGATCGCCTATTTCCTCGACCCGCTGGCCGACCGGCTGGAGAAGCTGGGGTTGAGCCGTGCGGTCTCTACCGCGATTATCGGGCTGGCGACGGTGCTGATTTTCGTGATCGTTGCGCTCGCCGTGGTGCCGATGCTGGCGCGGCAGTTGGGACAGCTCGTCGCCCTCGCCCCCGATCTTCTGGCCTCGTTGCAGGCCTTCCTGAACGAGCGTTTCCCCAATCTCCTGCAAAACTCGGTCGTGAACGACACGCTCAATACGCTCGGCACCGCGATCAAGGCGCGCGGCGGTGAATTGGCGGCGACGCTTCTGAGTTCGGCGATGACGCTGGTAAACGTGATCATCTTCATCGTCGTGGTGCCGGTCGTGGCCTTCTACATGTTGCTCGACTGGGATCGGATGGTGGCGAAGGTCGATGGCTGGCTGCCGCGCGATCACGTCCATACGATCCGCACCATCGCCCGCGATATCGACCGGGTGCTTTCGGGCTTCGTGCGCGGTCAGGTCACGGTCTGCCTCGTGCTGGGCGCCTTCTACGCGATCGCACTGATGGCGGCGGGGCTCGATTTCGGGCTGCTGGTGGGCTCGGTCGCAGGTGCGCTGACCTTCATCCCCTATATCGGAGCGATCATCGGCGGCGCGCTCGCCATCGGCCTCGCGCTGTTCCAGTTCTGGGGCGAGTGGTTCAATATCGGCATCGTCGCGGGCATCTTCGTGCTCGGTCAGTTTCTCGAAGGCAATTTCGTCACCCCGAAACTCGTGGGCGATTCGGTCGGGCTGCATCCGCTCTGGCTGATCTTCGCGCTGTCCGCTTTCGGCACTTTGTTCGGTTTTGTTGGCATGTTGGTCGCCGTTCCCGTCGCTGCGGTGATCGGAGTGGTTGCGCGCTTCTTCATCGACCAATATCTGCAAGGGGCGCTTTACCGAGGGCAAACGGAGCGCGAGCCGACAGCCCATTCGCCGATCTCACTCATCAACGAGGAGACCGGGGAAGTGACGGGCGCGACCGAGACGACCGAACACGAGAGCTGA
- the proS gene encoding proline--tRNA ligase, which produces MRLSRYFLPVLKETPAEAQIASHRLMLRAGMIKQQQAGIYSWLPMGFKVLRRIEQIVHEEQARAGHLAIQMPTLQSADLWRESGRYDGYGEEMLRITDRQGRDMLYSPTAEEMVTDIFRAHVSSYKQLPLTLYQIQWKFRDEIRPRFGVMRGREFLMKDGYNFDLSKEDALHAYNRHLVSYLRTYERMGLQAIPMRADSGPIGGDYTHEFLVLAETGESEVFYDSEITDLTFGDREIDYDDVAQCQSVLEEFTSRYARTDETHDEAAFNEVPEERRRVARGIEVGQIFYFGTQYSEALGASVQTPDGSKVPVHMGSHGIGVSRLVGALIEANHDEKGIIWPEGVTPFHVGIVNLKQGDVSCDSACEAIYRAFLDHGLDPLYDDREERAGAKFATMDLIGLPWRITVGPRGIAANKVELTCRRTGESEEMPAEEAVEKIVGIYEGL; this is translated from the coding sequence ATGCGCCTGTCCCGCTATTTTCTTCCCGTTCTCAAGGAAACCCCCGCCGAGGCGCAGATCGCCTCGCATCGGCTGATGCTGCGTGCGGGTATGATCAAGCAGCAGCAGGCCGGGATCTATTCCTGGCTGCCGATGGGCTTCAAGGTGCTGCGCCGGATCGAGCAGATCGTGCACGAAGAGCAGGCGCGCGCCGGCCATCTCGCGATCCAGATGCCGACGCTGCAATCGGCTGATCTGTGGCGCGAGTCGGGCCGCTATGACGGCTATGGCGAAGAGATGCTGCGCATCACCGACCGTCAGGGGCGCGATATGCTGTATTCGCCCACCGCCGAGGAAATGGTCACCGATATCTTCCGCGCGCATGTGTCGAGCTACAAGCAGCTGCCGCTGACGCTCTATCAGATCCAGTGGAAGTTCCGCGACGAGATCCGTCCGCGCTTCGGCGTGATGCGCGGCCGCGAATTCCTGATGAAGGACGGCTACAACTTCGACCTCAGCAAGGAAGACGCGCTTCACGCCTATAACCGCCACCTCGTCAGCTACCTGCGCACCTATGAGCGTATGGGCCTGCAGGCGATCCCGATGCGCGCCGATAGCGGCCCGATCGGCGGCGATTACACCCATGAATTCCTCGTGCTGGCCGAGACGGGCGAGTCGGAAGTGTTCTACGACAGCGAGATCACCGATCTGACCTTCGGTGACCGCGAGATCGATTACGACGACGTGGCGCAGTGCCAAAGCGTGCTGGAGGAATTCACCTCGCGCTATGCCCGCACCGACGAGACCCATGACGAGGCGGCCTTCAACGAGGTCCCGGAAGAACGTCGCCGCGTCGCGCGCGGCATCGAGGTCGGTCAGATCTTCTATTTCGGCACCCAATATTCCGAGGCGCTGGGCGCGAGTGTCCAGACCCCGGACGGTTCGAAAGTCCCGGTCCATATGGGCTCGCACGGGATCGGCGTGAGCCGTCTCGTCGGCGCGCTGATCGAGGCGAACCACGACGAGAAGGGCATCATCTGGCCCGAGGGCGTGACGCCGTTCCATGTCGGTATCGTCAACCTCAAGCAGGGCGATGTCAGCTGCGACAGCGCCTGCGAAGCGATCTACCGGGCGTTCCTCGATCACGGGCTCGACCCGCTCTATGACGACCGCGAAGAGCGCGCGGGCGCGAAATTCGCCACCATGGACCTGATCGGTCTGCCGTGGCGGATCACCGTCGGTCCGCGCGGGATCGCGGCCAACAAGGTGGAACTGACCTGCCGCCGCACCGGCGAGAGCGAAGAGATGCCGGCGGAAGAGGCGGTCGAGAAGATCGTGGGCATCTATGAAGGGCTTTGA
- a CDS encoding lipoprotein-releasing ABC transporter permease subunit translates to MAARTAPFSRFEFMIAWRYLRARRAEGGVSVMTWISLIGIALGVAALIATLAVRAGFRAEFVSTIVGSNPQITVYSAPMEVAEGSGVYSKLIRDYAARSDRIKAIPGVVSAAPAVRGQAMVSFGDRANVADVYGLALSDLKNIPNIAHSDDAQGDIDNFGEGIAIGIGMARDLGVTVGDTVKVISPNGAKTPSGTSPRVNAYKISYVFSAGRYDIDQTRLYMPFKEAQSFFNREGGVDEIDVDVADPEGIAEWEPAIMDASGKGTLLWTWKDASSSFLRALSVEDNVMFIILSILVLIASMNITSGLIMLVKNKGRDIGILRTMGLSEGSILRVFFLCGAFTGVIGTLAGLGIGVLFSVNIDHVMGFVNWLNGGDAWDPSIRGIYHLPAKLQPWDVTKAVALSLTLSFIVTIFPARRAARMNPVEALRYE, encoded by the coding sequence ATGGCCGCACGCACTGCCCCGTTTTCCCGTTTCGAGTTCATGATCGCGTGGCGCTATCTGCGCGCGCGCCGCGCCGAAGGTGGCGTCTCGGTCATGACATGGATTTCCCTGATCGGCATCGCTCTGGGCGTGGCCGCGCTGATCGCGACGCTTGCCGTGCGCGCGGGCTTCCGTGCCGAGTTCGTCTCGACCATCGTGGGATCGAACCCGCAGATCACGGTCTATTCCGCACCGATGGAAGTGGCCGAGGGCTCGGGCGTCTATTCCAAGCTGATCCGCGACTATGCCGCGCGCTCCGACCGGATCAAGGCGATCCCCGGCGTGGTCAGTGCGGCCCCGGCGGTGCGCGGTCAGGCGATGGTCAGCTTCGGCGACCGCGCCAACGTGGCGGATGTCTACGGGTTGGCGCTGTCGGATCTTAAGAACATCCCCAATATCGCGCATTCCGACGACGCGCAGGGCGATATCGACAATTTCGGTGAAGGCATCGCGATCGGCATCGGGATGGCGCGCGATCTAGGCGTGACGGTGGGCGACACGGTCAAGGTGATCTCGCCCAACGGGGCCAAGACGCCGTCGGGCACGAGCCCGCGGGTGAACGCCTACAAGATCTCGTATGTGTTCTCGGCCGGGCGCTACGACATCGACCAGACGCGGCTTTATATGCCGTTCAAGGAGGCGCAGAGCTTCTTCAACCGCGAGGGCGGGGTGGATGAGATCGACGTCGACGTGGCCGATCCCGAAGGTATCGCCGAATGGGAGCCCGCGATCATGGATGCCAGTGGCAAGGGCACGCTCTTGTGGACGTGGAAGGACGCGTCCTCGAGCTTCCTGCGCGCGCTCTCGGTCGAGGATAACGTGATGTTCATCATCCTCTCGATCCTCGTGCTGATCGCTTCGATGAATATCACCTCGGGGCTGATCATGCTGGTCAAGAACAAGGGCCGCGATATCGGCATCCTGCGCACGATGGGGCTCAGCGAGGGTTCGATCCTGCGGGTCTTCTTCCTCTGCGGCGCGTTTACCGGGGTGATCGGGACGCTGGCCGGTCTGGGGATCGGGGTGCTGTTCTCGGTGAATATCGACCATGTCATGGGCTTCGTGAACTGGCTCAATGGTGGCGATGCCTGGGACCCGTCGATCCGCGGCATCTATCATCTGCCCGCGAAATTGCAGCCCTGGGACGTGACCAAGGCGGTGGCGCTGTCGCTGACGCTGAGCTTCATCGTGACCATCTTCCCGGCGCGCCGTGCTGCGCGCATGAACCCGGTGGAGGCGCTGCGCTATGAATGA
- a CDS encoding P-loop NTPase family protein, which produces MAEQLTFPLHLRSAQGREDFFISPANALAVTTLNAPETWPLGRMILIGPEGAGKTHLATIWADEQGADILPARDLTEEMAPALVAKGAAVIERAERIGADEAGQRALFHLHNLMQAEGGRLLLTARTPPRDWGMTLPDLISRMEATATVRITPPDDALLAAVLVKLFSDRQLTVPPNLIGWLVTRMDRSLATARKLVAALDRQALAQRRAITQRLAAEVLDSLD; this is translated from the coding sequence ATGGCCGAGCAGTTGACCTTCCCGCTGCACCTGCGTTCCGCGCAGGGGCGTGAAGACTTCTTCATCTCGCCAGCCAATGCGCTGGCGGTGACGACCCTCAATGCGCCCGAAACATGGCCGCTGGGCCGGATGATCCTGATCGGGCCGGAAGGCGCGGGCAAGACGCATCTCGCGACGATCTGGGCCGATGAACAGGGCGCCGACATCCTGCCCGCCCGCGATCTGACCGAAGAGATGGCCCCGGCCCTCGTCGCGAAAGGGGCCGCCGTGATCGAACGCGCCGAGAGGATCGGCGCGGATGAGGCGGGCCAGCGCGCGCTGTTTCACCTGCACAATCTGATGCAGGCCGAGGGCGGGCGGCTTCTGCTGACCGCGCGCACACCGCCGCGCGACTGGGGGATGACCCTGCCCGATCTGATCAGCCGGATGGAGGCGACCGCGACGGTGCGGATCACGCCCCCCGATGACGCGCTGCTGGCGGCCGTTCTGGTGAAGCTGTTCTCGGACCGGCAATTGACCGTGCCGCCGAACCTGATCGGCTGGCTGGTGACGCGGATGGACCGCTCTCTAGCGACCGCGCGCAAACTGGTCGCGGCGCTCGATCGGCAGGCGCTCGCGCAGCGCCGTGCGATCACCCAAAGACTGGCGGCGGAGGTTCTGGACAGTCTCGACTGA
- a CDS encoding RNA degradosome polyphosphate kinase, with protein MTQADFLKTPFPTPITLPESEISGPGRFFNRELSWLAFNWRVLEESRNPRVPLLERVRFLSISATNLDEFYTVRVAGLMELVRESNVNASDDGLTPAEQLEKINANARRLMDTQQATWSALKREMEREGIHVVSRSRLTKRDLDFLSDHFLNNVFPVLSPLAIDPAHPFPFIPNTGFCLALELERESDQRRLQALLPIPAQIDRFVRLPGEARFLPLEQLLMLHLSSLFPGYKDVGSCSFRVLRDSDLEVEDEAEDLVREFETALKRRRRGQVIRMSVSPGAPEDLQALVMRELHVDPDEVVEEKGLVGIADVKELILNERPDLLWPTFTPRVPERVQDHEGDMFAAIKQKDILLHHPYETFDLVVRFIDQAANDPNVLAIKQTLYRTSKDSPVVSSLCEAAENGKSVTALVELKARFDEAANIRQSRRLERAGAHVVYGFINYKTHAKISTVVRREGDHLVTYTHYGTGNYHPITAKIYTDLSFFTCDAALGRDATKVFNYLSGYVQPEGLENLAISPITLKPRLLDLIDREIEHAKAGKPAAIWAKMNSLIESDVIDALYRASQAGVKISLVIRGICGIRPGIKGLSENIRVKSIVGRFLEHSRIVCFGNGHALPSNDARVFFSSADWMGRNLNRRVETLVEAKNPTVKAQIVSQIMAANMADEAQSWILQPDGKFIRHLPDDREDLFSCHRFFMEYPSLSGRGSAGASDVPELAHSFD; from the coding sequence ATGACCCAAGCAGATTTCCTCAAGACCCCCTTCCCCACGCCGATCACGCTGCCCGAGTCGGAGATCAGCGGACCGGGCCGGTTCTTCAACCGGGAACTGAGCTGGCTGGCCTTCAACTGGCGGGTTCTGGAAGAGTCGCGCAATCCGCGTGTGCCGCTCCTGGAACGCGTGCGCTTCCTGTCGATCTCGGCCACCAACCTCGACGAATTCTACACCGTGCGCGTGGCGGGCCTGATGGAGCTCGTGCGCGAGAGCAACGTGAACGCCTCCGATGACGGGCTGACCCCGGCCGAGCAGCTGGAAAAGATCAACGCCAACGCCCGGCGGCTGATGGACACCCAGCAGGCGACGTGGTCGGCGCTCAAGCGCGAGATGGAGCGCGAGGGCATCCATGTCGTGAGCCGCTCGCGGCTGACCAAGCGCGATCTCGATTTCCTCTCGGATCACTTCCTCAACAACGTCTTCCCGGTGCTCTCGCCGCTGGCGATCGACCCCGCGCACCCCTTCCCCTTCATCCCGAATACCGGCTTCTGTCTCGCGCTGGAGCTGGAGCGGGAAAGCGATCAGCGACGGTTGCAGGCTCTGCTGCCGATCCCGGCGCAGATCGACCGTTTCGTGCGCCTTCCGGGCGAGGCGCGGTTCCTGCCGCTCGAGCAGCTTCTGATGCTGCATCTGAGCTCGCTCTTCCCGGGCTACAAGGATGTGGGCTCGTGCTCGTTCCGGGTGCTGCGCGACAGTGATCTGGAAGTCGAGGACGAGGCCGAAGATCTCGTGCGCGAGTTCGAGACCGCGCTGAAGCGGCGCCGCCGCGGTCAGGTCATCCGCATGTCGGTCTCGCCCGGCGCGCCCGAAGACCTGCAGGCGCTTGTGATGCGCGAGCTGCATGTCGATCCCGACGAGGTGGTCGAGGAAAAGGGTCTGGTCGGCATTGCCGACGTGAAGGAACTGATCCTGAACGAGCGGCCCGATCTGCTCTGGCCGACTTTCACCCCGCGCGTGCCCGAACGCGTGCAGGACCACGAGGGCGACATGTTCGCCGCGATCAAGCAGAAGGACATCCTGCTGCACCACCCCTACGAGACCTTCGATCTCGTGGTGCGCTTCATCGATCAGGCGGCGAACGATCCCAACGTGCTGGCGATCAAGCAGACGCTCTATCGGACGTCGAAAGACAGCCCTGTCGTCTCTTCGCTGTGTGAAGCGGCAGAGAACGGCAAATCGGTGACCGCTCTGGTCGAGCTGAAGGCCCGGTTCGATGAGGCCGCCAATATCCGCCAGTCGCGCCGTCTGGAGCGCGCGGGCGCCCATGTCGTCTATGGGTTCATCAACTACAAGACCCACGCCAAGATCTCGACCGTCGTGCGCCGCGAGGGCGACCATCTCGTGACCTACACCCATTACGGCACGGGCAATTACCACCCGATCACCGCGAAGATTTATACCGATCTGAGCTTCTTCACCTGCGACGCGGCACTGGGGCGCGATGCGACGAAGGTCTTCAACTACCTCTCGGGCTATGTGCAGCCCGAGGGTCTGGAGAACCTCGCGATCTCGCCGATCACGCTGAAGCCGCGCCTGCTCGACCTGATCGACCGGGAGATCGAACACGCCAAGGCGGGCAAACCCGCGGCGATCTGGGCGAAGATGAATTCGCTGATCGAATCCGACGTGATCGACGCGCTCTACCGGGCGTCGCAGGCGGGGGTGAAAATCTCGCTCGTGATCCGCGGCATCTGCGGCATCCGCCCCGGCATCAAGGGCCTGTCGGAGAATATCCGCGTCAAATCCATCGTCGGACGGTTCCTCGAGCATTCGCGCATCGTGTGCTTCGGCAATGGCCACGCCCTGCCTTCGAACGACGCGCGGGTGTTCTTCTCCTCCGCCGACTGGATGGGGCGCAACCTCAACCGCCGGGTCGAGACGCTGGTGGAGGCAAAGAACCCCACCGTGAAGGCGCAGATCGTCAGCCAGATCATGGCGGCGAACATGGCCGACGAGGCGCAGAGCTGGATTTTGCAGCCCGACGGCAAGTTCATCCGCCACCTGCCCGACGACCGCGAGGACCTGTTCTCCTGCCACCGGTTCTTCATGGAATACCCCTCGCTCTCGGGCCGGGGTTCCGCTGGGGCAAGCGACGTTCCCGAACTTGCCCATAGCTTCGACTAG
- a CDS encoding ABC transporter ATP-binding protein, with the protein MNDVLICEQLEKCYNRGKPNEITVLKGLDLTIPKGQVVALVAPSGAGKSTLLHIAGLLDTPDSGRVLIDGEDLTGARDGKRTAARREKLGFVYQFHHLLPEFSAVENIVLPQLANGVSRKAAEERAKDLLSRVGMAGRMDHRPSALSGGEQQRVAFCRALANGPSLLLADEPTGNLDPTTSDTVFDVLMGLVRETGLSALIATHNMELAAKMDRVLHLDNGALEEGI; encoded by the coding sequence ATGAATGACGTGCTGATCTGCGAACAGTTGGAAAAGTGCTACAACCGGGGCAAGCCGAACGAGATCACGGTGCTCAAAGGTCTCGATCTGACCATTCCGAAAGGGCAGGTCGTGGCGCTGGTCGCGCCTTCGGGGGCGGGGAAATCGACGCTTCTGCATATCGCGGGGCTGCTGGACACGCCCGATTCCGGGCGGGTTCTGATCGATGGCGAGGACCTGACCGGCGCGCGCGATGGCAAACGCACGGCGGCGCGGCGCGAGAAGCTGGGCTTCGTCTACCAGTTCCACCACCTGCTGCCGGAGTTCTCGGCGGTCGAGAATATCGTGCTGCCGCAGCTCGCCAATGGCGTCAGCCGCAAGGCCGCGGAAGAGCGGGCCAAGGACCTCTTGAGCCGCGTCGGTATGGCGGGTCGGATGGATCACCGCCCCTCGGCGCTGTCGGGGGGCGAGCAGCAGCGCGTGGCGTTCTGCCGGGCGCTGGCGAACGGGCCGAGCCTGTTGCTGGCCGACGAGCCCACGGGCAACCTCGATCCGACCACCTCGGACACGGTGTTCGACGTGCTGATGGGGCTGGTGCGCGAGACGGGCCTGTCGGCACTGATCGCGACGCATAACATGGAGCTCGCCGCCAAGATGGACCGCGTGTTGCATCTGGACAATGGCGCGCTGGAGGAGGGGATATGA
- a CDS encoding Ppx/GppA family phosphatase, whose translation MSKDKAAPAVDDSDDWDPFGQPLFDDPSVRALSRVGVVDIGSNSIRMVVFDGAARSPAYFFNEKVMAGLGQGLAETGKLNPEGRERGLTALKRFAALAEGMDIGPLTCVATAAMRDAEDGPEFHRKIEKETGLKVHIVDGLEEARLSAQGVLLGWPEAEGLVCDIGGNSMELAEIRGGKVWRRATSQLGPFRLQQIAGGKKAITAHIQATMQELAEKVGTEHERIYLVGGSWRAIARLDMERRDYPLLVQHEYRMKPDELGETIEWIGKSDMEKLRAKTGTSSARMELVPLASQVLRELIATFEPKEIDVSAYGIREGLLYEQMPERLRRRDPLVEAARHTERVMSRMPGFGKKLHAFIEPIFGPLPPEKFRLVRAACLLHDTTWRTHPDYRAEACFENVTRANYSAMSHPERIWLGVALLHRYKNSRGGSRLEPFLPLLTEEQIQEAEVLGKAMRFGSMFATHSPADAGELKYSAKKGELELKLTKRGKALMGEVAESRFRSLANALKAEPIITD comes from the coding sequence ATGAGCAAAGACAAAGCGGCGCCGGCAGTTGATGACAGCGACGATTGGGATCCGTTCGGCCAGCCTCTCTTCGACGACCCGTCCGTGCGCGCGCTCTCGCGCGTCGGCGTCGTCGATATCGGCTCCAACTCGATCCGGATGGTCGTCTTCGACGGCGCGGCGCGCAGCCCCGCCTATTTCTTCAACGAGAAGGTCATGGCGGGTCTCGGCCAAGGTCTGGCAGAAACCGGCAAGCTCAACCCCGAGGGGCGCGAACGCGGCCTGACCGCGCTCAAGCGCTTTGCCGCGCTCGCCGAGGGGATGGACATCGGCCCGCTCACCTGCGTCGCCACCGCCGCGATGCGCGATGCCGAGGACGGCCCCGAGTTTCACCGCAAGATCGAGAAAGAGACCGGCCTCAAGGTCCATATCGTCGACGGGCTGGAAGAGGCCCGGCTGTCCGCGCAAGGAGTGCTTCTGGGCTGGCCCGAGGCCGAGGGTCTCGTCTGCGATATCGGCGGCAACTCGATGGAATTGGCCGAGATTCGCGGCGGCAAGGTCTGGCGTCGCGCCACCTCACAGCTTGGCCCCTTCCGCTTGCAGCAGATCGCGGGCGGCAAGAAGGCCATCACCGCCCATATTCAGGCGACGATGCAGGAGCTGGCCGAGAAGGTCGGCACCGAACACGAACGCATCTACCTCGTCGGCGGCTCGTGGCGGGCCATCGCACGTCTCGACATGGAGCGGCGCGACTACCCGCTGCTGGTGCAGCACGAATACCGGATGAAGCCCGACGAGCTGGGCGAGACGATCGAGTGGATCGGCAAATCCGACATGGAGAAGCTGCGCGCGAAAACCGGCACCTCCTCGGCGCGGATGGAACTCGTCCCGCTGGCAAGTCAGGTGCTGCGCGAGTTGATCGCCACCTTTGAGCCCAAGGAGATCGACGTCTCCGCCTACGGGATCCGCGAAGGGCTCCTCTACGAACAGATGCCCGAAAGGCTGCGCCGCCGCGACCCGCTGGTGGAAGCCGCGCGCCATACCGAGCGCGTGATGAGCCGGATGCCCGGCTTCGGCAAGAAGCTCCACGCCTTCATCGAGCCGATCTTCGGGCCCCTTCCGCCCGAGAAATTCCGTCTCGTGCGCGCGGCCTGCCTGCTGCATGACACGACGTGGCGCACGCATCCCGATTACCGCGCCGAGGCCTGTTTCGAGAACGTCACCCGCGCGAATTATTCGGCCATGTCCCACCCCGAGCGGATCTGGCTCGGCGTGGCGCTACTGCACCGCTACAAGAACTCGCGCGGCGGATCGCGGCTGGAACCGTTCCTGCCGCTGCTGACGGAAGAGCAGATTCAGGAGGCCGAGGTTCTGGGCAAGGCGATGCGCTTCGGCTCGATGTTCGCGACCCACAGCCCCGCCGATGCGGGCGAGCTGAAATATTCGGCCAAGAAGGGCGAGCTCGAATTGAAGCTGACCAAGCGCGGCAAGGCGCTGATGGGCGAGGTTGCCGAGTCGCGCTTCCGCTCGCTTGCGAACGCGCTGAAGGCCGAACCGATCATCACGGATTAA